A portion of the Actinomycetes bacterium genome contains these proteins:
- a CDS encoding cation:proton antiporter (subunit F of antiporter complex involved in resistance to high concentrations of Na+, K+, Li+ and/or alkali) has protein sequence MWISATMLVAAGLLATVHVIRSRNLPDRAIGIDMLVALILNGLAVGVAASQDSLVVALVLIIGLLAFLGSVTIARFIERRGL, from the coding sequence GTGTGGATCTCAGCAACGATGCTCGTGGCCGCGGGGCTGCTGGCAACCGTGCACGTGATCAGGTCGCGCAACCTGCCGGATCGCGCGATCGGCATCGACATGCTCGTGGCGCTGATCCTCAACGGACTCGCGGTGGGAGTCGCGGCATCACAGGACTCGCTCGTGGTGGCCCTGGTGCTCATCATCGGGCTGCTCGCGTTCCTCGGAAGCGTGACCATCGCTCGTTTCATCGAGAGGAGGGGGCTGTGA
- a CDS encoding STAS domain-containing protein, with translation MLFDVQTRPAGDSTTIAVVGDVDLSALPRLMAALDAVHDGPLHVDLRSVDWFDPVCLGVLLAADRKARRRGATMTVTASGAAADLLGECGLDRILEISREA, from the coding sequence GTGCTGTTCGACGTGCAGACCCGTCCCGCCGGCGACTCGACCACCATCGCAGTGGTCGGCGATGTCGATCTGTCCGCGCTGCCGCGTCTCATGGCTGCGCTGGACGCGGTTCACGACGGACCTTTGCACGTCGACCTGCGATCGGTCGACTGGTTCGACCCCGTTTGTCTGGGCGTGCTGTTGGCCGCTGACCGCAAGGCCAGGCGTCGCGGGGCGACCATGACCGTGACGGCGTCAGGGGCCGCGGCCGACCTGCTCGGCGAATGCGGTCTGGACCGGATCCTCGAGATCAGCCGCGAGGCCTGA
- a CDS encoding GGDEF domain-containing protein has product MAAGALLGRRHSRVAVWLFGLVLVLVTAMAALLTAGVDDFWSPFATEVEQAGLPRNGLTRGGTLVVAMITLGALLLLARRAPGTRTALSTTAALFAAASMLNRAGITEVLERELAAGRDCGVLFVDLDNLKTINDELSHESGDRALRAVAQAIESRLRGRDRVGRIGGDEFMCVLTNLQDMAQFREVAGRVAQSIRDSRISGKGGSTGVKASIGGVIAPSHGDAKAALAAADECM; this is encoded by the coding sequence TTGGCAGCCGGCGCGTTGCTCGGCAGGCGCCACAGCAGGGTCGCCGTCTGGTTGTTCGGTCTCGTCCTGGTGTTGGTCACCGCGATGGCGGCCCTCCTCACCGCCGGCGTCGACGACTTCTGGAGCCCCTTCGCCACCGAGGTCGAGCAGGCAGGCCTCCCGCGCAACGGCCTTACCCGCGGCGGCACGCTCGTCGTCGCGATGATCACCCTCGGTGCGCTGCTGCTGCTCGCACGGCGGGCGCCGGGAACGCGCACCGCCCTGAGTACGACCGCTGCACTCTTCGCTGCGGCGTCGATGCTCAACCGCGCCGGAATCACCGAGGTGTTGGAGCGTGAGCTGGCCGCTGGACGCGATTGCGGCGTGTTGTTCGTCGACCTCGACAACCTCAAGACGATCAACGACGAACTGTCACACGAGTCAGGCGACAGAGCCCTGCGGGCGGTGGCGCAGGCTATCGAGTCCCGCCTGCGCGGCCGCGACCGCGTGGGCAGGATCGGTGGCGACGAGTTCATGTGCGTGCTGACCAACCTGCAGGACATGGCCCAGTTCCGCGAGGTGGCGGGAAGGGTCGCTCAGTCGATAAGGGACAGCCGAATCAGCGGCAAAGGAGGCAGCACCGGGGTCAAGGCGAGCATCGGTGGCGTGATTGCTCCCAGCCACGGCGACGCGAAAGCCGCCCTTGCCGCCGCTGACGAGTGCATGTAA
- the topA gene encoding type I DNA topoisomerase, which yields MIVESPAKAKTIARFLGDGYDVESSIGHIRDLPRNAADVPKNMKGEKWARLGIDTENHFKPLYVVSPEKKDHVRHLKALLKDADELYLATDEDREGEAIAWHLLEVLNPKVPVRRMVFHEITPEAIQHAIDNPRELDRRLVDAQETRRLLDRLYGYEVSPVLWKKIMPRLSAGRVQSVATRVVVQRERERMAFNSATWWDLAAQLRHQDTSKDQTSFPATLVELDGARLANGKDFGDDGSLKASARDAGAVLLDEASATAVREGLTGISLAVSSVEAKPYTRRPAAPFMTSTLQQEAGRKLRFSSAMTMSTAQQLYQNGYITYMRTDSTTLSDTAVSAARSQITERFGAEYLPEAPRAYNRKVRNAQEAHEAIRPSGDSFRTPEEVKGELNNSEFRLYEMIWQRTVASQMVDARGETVSVRLGAALADGRDSVFAASGRTIQFKGFLAAYVQGVDEDEDDGAEKVLPDMSEGDSMAVQELDAVAHDTQPPARFTEASLVKRLEELGVGRPSTYASIISTILDRGYVWKKGSALVPTFTAFAVVSLLEEHFPNLVDFAFTARMEDDLDGIAGGTEQMEPWLTRFYFGVRDQVTDDGEIPQGAAGGGGMGLKELVDERLGEIDARAVNSIPLVNDPADDVPIVARVGRYGPYLEKGEGDDRKTASIPEDLPPDELTAERAVELLDAPSNDRVLGVHPDSDLEVHLKAGRFGPYVQEGEHDDETGFKPNTASLFKTMDVATVTLEDVLPLLALPREVGVDPSDSEVITVQNGRYGPYIKKGKDSRSIDSEEQILTITLEECLKIFAEPKRRRGQKSQEPLRELGDDPDTEKPLVIKDGRFGPYVTDGEYNASLRKGDSVEEITLERAMELLAERRAKGPAKKKKAPAKKAKKKAPAKKKAPAKKKAPAKKKSPAKKKAPAKKSDDETSAAEVSGEPPASGSSDGDGSSQ from the coding sequence GTGATCGTCGAGTCCCCGGCAAAGGCGAAGACCATCGCGCGCTTTCTCGGCGATGGATACGACGTCGAGTCGTCCATCGGTCACATCCGCGACCTGCCCAGGAATGCCGCGGATGTGCCCAAGAACATGAAGGGCGAGAAGTGGGCCCGCCTCGGCATCGACACCGAGAACCACTTCAAGCCCCTCTACGTGGTGTCCCCCGAGAAGAAGGACCACGTCCGCCACCTGAAGGCCCTGCTCAAGGACGCCGACGAGCTCTACCTCGCGACAGATGAGGACCGCGAGGGCGAAGCCATCGCATGGCACCTGCTCGAGGTGCTCAACCCGAAAGTCCCTGTGCGGCGGATGGTCTTTCACGAGATCACTCCCGAGGCCATCCAGCACGCCATCGACAATCCCCGCGAGCTCGACCGTCGTCTGGTGGATGCGCAGGAGACCCGCCGCCTGCTCGACCGGCTGTACGGGTACGAGGTCTCGCCGGTGCTCTGGAAGAAGATCATGCCGCGACTCTCCGCGGGCCGGGTGCAGTCGGTGGCGACACGGGTCGTTGTGCAGCGCGAACGCGAACGCATGGCCTTCAACTCCGCCACCTGGTGGGACCTGGCCGCGCAGCTGCGCCACCAGGACACCTCCAAGGACCAGACCTCCTTCCCGGCGACGCTGGTCGAGCTCGACGGCGCACGCCTCGCCAACGGCAAGGATTTCGGCGACGACGGCAGCCTCAAGGCGTCTGCGCGGGACGCGGGCGCGGTGCTGCTCGACGAAGCCTCTGCCACTGCGGTGCGTGAAGGGCTCACCGGTATCTCCCTCGCGGTCAGCTCGGTCGAGGCGAAGCCGTACACGCGCCGCCCCGCCGCTCCGTTCATGACCTCGACCCTCCAGCAGGAGGCGGGCCGGAAGCTTCGGTTCTCATCGGCGATGACCATGAGCACCGCCCAGCAGCTTTACCAGAACGGCTACATCACCTACATGCGAACCGACAGCACGACCCTGTCGGATACGGCAGTCAGCGCCGCTCGCAGCCAGATCACCGAGCGTTTCGGCGCGGAGTACCTGCCCGAGGCGCCCCGTGCCTACAACCGCAAGGTGCGCAATGCCCAGGAGGCGCACGAGGCGATCCGGCCATCCGGTGACAGCTTCCGCACCCCCGAAGAGGTCAAGGGCGAGCTCAACAACTCGGAGTTCCGCCTCTACGAGATGATCTGGCAGCGCACCGTCGCCTCCCAGATGGTCGACGCCCGCGGTGAGACTGTCTCGGTGCGCTTGGGCGCAGCCCTCGCCGATGGCCGTGATTCGGTGTTCGCTGCCTCGGGCCGCACGATCCAGTTCAAGGGCTTCCTCGCTGCATACGTGCAGGGAGTCGACGAAGACGAGGACGACGGGGCTGAGAAGGTCCTGCCCGACATGTCCGAGGGCGACTCGATGGCCGTGCAGGAACTCGACGCGGTGGCACACGACACGCAGCCGCCCGCGCGTTTCACCGAGGCCAGTCTCGTGAAGCGACTTGAGGAACTGGGCGTCGGCCGCCCGTCGACCTACGCCTCGATCATCTCGACCATCCTCGACCGCGGCTACGTGTGGAAGAAGGGCTCGGCGCTGGTGCCGACGTTCACGGCCTTTGCCGTTGTCAGCCTGCTAGAGGAGCACTTCCCCAACCTTGTCGACTTCGCGTTCACTGCCCGCATGGAGGACGACCTCGACGGCATAGCGGGTGGCACCGAACAGATGGAGCCATGGCTCACCCGTTTCTACTTCGGGGTGCGCGACCAGGTGACCGACGACGGCGAGATCCCGCAGGGCGCTGCCGGCGGTGGTGGCATGGGTCTGAAGGAACTGGTCGATGAGCGACTGGGCGAGATCGACGCAAGGGCCGTCAACTCAATCCCCCTGGTCAACGACCCGGCCGATGATGTTCCGATCGTCGCCCGGGTCGGTCGCTATGGCCCGTACCTCGAAAAGGGTGAGGGCGATGACCGCAAGACAGCGTCGATTCCCGAGGACCTGCCGCCCGATGAACTCACGGCCGAGCGGGCGGTTGAGCTACTGGATGCCCCGTCGAATGACCGCGTGCTCGGCGTCCATCCGGACAGCGATCTCGAGGTCCACCTGAAGGCCGGGCGGTTCGGCCCCTACGTGCAGGAAGGCGAGCACGACGACGAGACCGGCTTCAAGCCGAACACAGCGTCGCTGTTCAAGACGATGGACGTGGCCACGGTCACGCTCGAAGACGTGCTGCCACTACTGGCACTGCCCCGCGAGGTCGGCGTTGATCCTTCGGACAGCGAGGTGATCACCGTTCAGAACGGACGGTATGGGCCGTACATCAAGAAGGGAAAGGACTCGCGCTCGATCGACAGCGAGGAGCAGATCCTCACGATCACCCTCGAGGAGTGCCTGAAGATATTCGCCGAGCCGAAACGCCGCCGCGGCCAGAAGAGCCAGGAGCCGCTGCGCGAACTCGGCGACGATCCGGATACCGAGAAGCCGCTCGTCATCAAGGACGGTCGCTTCGGCCCCTACGTGACCGACGGGGAGTACAACGCGAGCCTGCGCAAGGGCGACTCGGTGGAGGAGATCACCCTGGAGCGGGCGATGGAACTGCTCGCCGAGCGTCGCGCCAAGGGACCTGCCAAGAAGAAGAAGGCTCCGGCCAAGAAGGCGAAGAAGAAGGCTCCGGCAAAGAAGAAGGCTCCGGCCAAGAAGAAGGCGCCCGCGAAGAAGAAGAGCCCTGCCAAGAAGAAGGCTCCGGCCAAGAAAAGCGACGACGAGACATCGGCCGCCGAGGTGTCCGGTGAGCCACCTGCCTCCGGATCTTCCGACGGCGACGGCTCCTCGCAGTAG
- a CDS encoding Na+/H+ antiporter subunit D, with translation MSALIPLVIAVPLTGAAVTLLAIRSRTTQRLIAIACAVATAAISIAILIGVDRDGTQAAALGGWPGRIAINLVADRFSALMLTVSSTMLLAVLLYALGQRADDERSRWYHPAYMALMAGVSGAFLAGDLFNLFVWFEVLLMASYVLLTLEGNDGQIRSGTTYVVLNVVESLVLVTAVALIFAATGTLNMADLPDRLAALPDGVRLGLNLLLLIAFGLKAAVFPLFSWLPDSYPAAPSPVSAVFAGLLTKIGVYAIVRTQTLLFPDTNRTLLLVIAGLTMVIGVLGAIAQSDMKRILSFHIISQIGYMIMGVALGGLAAITATIFYMLHHIPVKTSLFLVEGIVERDTGSSTLDRVSGLARRSGPLAALFLIPAFSLAGLPPFSGFVGKLAVVTEGLDQRSWWIVAAALAVSLMTLVSMLKIWTGAFWGDPDPAPAEGQSRGLLRQHPLMSAVTVAVVTATLCIALFAGPLYRFCERAAQDATRVTTYTEAVIK, from the coding sequence ATGAGCGCCCTGATCCCCCTGGTCATCGCAGTGCCGCTCACGGGGGCCGCCGTGACGCTGCTCGCAATCCGTTCGCGGACCACCCAGCGGCTGATCGCCATCGCCTGCGCAGTGGCCACGGCCGCGATCTCGATCGCGATCCTCATCGGAGTCGACCGCGACGGCACCCAGGCGGCCGCCCTCGGTGGTTGGCCGGGGCGCATCGCCATCAACCTCGTGGCGGACCGGTTCTCAGCGCTGATGCTCACCGTCAGCTCCACGATGCTGCTCGCCGTGCTGCTGTATGCCCTCGGCCAGCGAGCGGACGACGAGCGGTCACGCTGGTACCACCCGGCCTACATGGCCCTGATGGCCGGCGTGAGCGGGGCGTTCCTGGCGGGCGACCTCTTCAACCTGTTCGTCTGGTTCGAGGTACTCCTGATGGCCAGCTACGTGCTGCTCACCCTCGAGGGCAACGACGGCCAGATCCGTTCGGGCACCACCTACGTGGTGCTCAACGTGGTGGAGTCGCTGGTGCTCGTGACCGCCGTCGCGCTCATCTTCGCCGCCACCGGCACCCTCAACATGGCGGACCTGCCCGATCGCCTCGCAGCGCTGCCTGACGGGGTCCGGCTCGGGCTCAACCTGCTGTTGCTGATCGCGTTCGGGCTGAAGGCAGCCGTGTTCCCCCTGTTCTCGTGGCTACCTGACTCCTACCCGGCCGCGCCCAGCCCGGTCAGCGCCGTGTTCGCCGGCCTGCTCACCAAGATCGGTGTGTACGCGATCGTGCGTACCCAGACGCTGCTGTTCCCCGACACCAATCGCACGCTCCTGCTCGTGATCGCTGGCCTCACGATGGTGATCGGTGTGCTGGGCGCCATCGCCCAGTCCGACATGAAGCGGATACTCAGCTTCCACATCATCAGCCAGATCGGCTACATGATCATGGGCGTGGCCCTAGGGGGGCTGGCGGCGATCACGGCCACGATCTTCTACATGCTGCACCACATCCCCGTGAAGACATCCCTGTTCCTCGTCGAGGGAATCGTCGAGCGCGACACCGGGTCATCGACGCTCGACCGCGTCTCCGGGCTGGCGAGACGGTCGGGTCCTCTTGCTGCGCTCTTCCTCATCCCTGCGTTCAGCCTCGCCGGGCTTCCGCCCTTCAGCGGCTTCGTGGGCAAGCTGGCCGTGGTCACCGAGGGCCTCGACCAACGTTCGTGGTGGATCGTCGCAGCCGCCCTGGCAGTGTCGCTCATGACGCTGGTCTCGATGCTCAAGATCTGGACCGGTGCCTTCTGGGGAGACCCCGACCCAGCCCCCGCCGAGGGCCAGAGCCGGGGTCTGCTTCGCCAGCATCCTCTCATGTCGGCGGTCACCGTCGCCGTGGTCACCGCCACGCTCTGCATCGCGCTGTTCGCCGGCCCGCTGTACCGCTTCTGTGAGCGAGCGGCCCAGGATGCGACTCGCGTGACCACGTACACCGAGGCGGTGATCAAGTGA
- a CDS encoding Na(+)/H(+) antiporter subunit C — MSIVQAALIAVLAGTGTYLVMHRTLTRIILGLGLLGNAINLLILTSGDSPGEAPIIGREGAFTDPLPQALVLTAIVIGFGVISFLLAMAYRAWTIDGNDEVEDDIDDRRLAQQSDTGGDYGEPT, encoded by the coding sequence ATGAGCATCGTGCAGGCTGCCCTCATCGCCGTGCTCGCAGGCACCGGCACCTACCTCGTGATGCACCGCACGCTGACGCGGATCATCCTGGGCCTCGGCCTGCTCGGCAACGCGATCAACCTGCTGATCCTCACCTCGGGAGACTCCCCGGGCGAGGCACCGATCATCGGACGCGAGGGCGCGTTCACCGACCCGCTGCCCCAGGCGCTGGTGCTGACCGCCATCGTGATCGGCTTCGGCGTGATCTCGTTCCTTCTGGCCATGGCCTACCGCGCCTGGACGATCGACGGCAACGACGAGGTCGAGGACGACATCGACGACCGCCGTCTCGCACAGCAGAGCGACACTGGCGGCGACTACGGGGAGCCCACATGA
- a CDS encoding acyl-CoA dehydrogenase translates to MDFEPSPRARDLQDNLLEFMDAEVYPAEPVYEQQMEALGDPHGHPQIIEDLKDKARERGLWNLFMPHETEWTPDPVSNLDYAHLAEISGWSGHMAPEAMNCAAPDTGNMEVLSLFGTPGQQEQWLQPLLAGEIRSAFAMTEPDVASSDATNIQLSIRRDGDEYVLNGRKWWISGAASERCKVFIVMGKTDPNAPRHTQQSMILVPRDAPGLKIVRDLPVYGYQDREGHVELLFEDVRVPAGNLIGEEGSGFAIAQARLGPGRIHHCMRCVGVAERALDLMCKRVKGRVAFGKPIADQGVVREWIADSRIEIEQARLRTLKAAWLMDTVGTKGAAIEISAIKVVAPNMALRVVDRAIQAHGGGGVSDDFPLARMYAGLRTLRFADGPDEVHRRQVARTELARHE, encoded by the coding sequence GTGGACTTCGAACCGAGCCCCAGAGCCCGCGACCTGCAGGACAACCTGCTGGAGTTCATGGACGCCGAGGTCTACCCGGCCGAGCCCGTCTACGAGCAACAGATGGAGGCCCTCGGAGATCCCCACGGGCATCCGCAGATCATCGAGGACCTGAAGGACAAGGCCCGCGAGCGCGGGCTGTGGAACCTGTTCATGCCACATGAGACCGAGTGGACCCCCGACCCGGTGTCCAACCTCGACTATGCCCACCTGGCGGAGATCTCGGGATGGTCGGGCCACATGGCGCCGGAAGCCATGAACTGCGCGGCGCCGGACACCGGCAACATGGAGGTGCTGTCGCTGTTCGGTACGCCCGGACAACAGGAGCAATGGCTGCAACCACTGCTTGCCGGGGAGATCCGATCCGCGTTTGCCATGACCGAGCCCGACGTGGCTTCCTCCGATGCCACCAACATCCAGCTGTCCATCCGCCGCGACGGCGACGAGTACGTGCTCAACGGCCGCAAGTGGTGGATCTCGGGAGCCGCATCCGAACGCTGCAAGGTGTTCATCGTGATGGGCAAGACCGATCCGAACGCGCCCCGCCACACCCAGCAGTCGATGATTCTCGTTCCCCGCGACGCACCGGGGCTCAAGATCGTGCGCGACCTGCCGGTGTACGGCTACCAGGACCGCGAAGGCCATGTGGAGCTGCTGTTCGAGGACGTCCGCGTGCCTGCGGGGAACCTGATCGGCGAAGAGGGTTCCGGGTTCGCGATCGCCCAGGCGCGGCTCGGGCCCGGACGCATCCATCACTGCATGCGCTGCGTGGGCGTGGCCGAGCGTGCACTCGACCTCATGTGCAAGAGGGTGAAGGGGCGCGTGGCGTTCGGCAAGCCGATCGCCGACCAGGGGGTCGTGCGCGAGTGGATCGCGGACTCACGCATCGAGATCGAGCAGGCACGCCTGCGCACGCTCAAGGCCGCGTGGCTGATGGACACCGTCGGCACCAAGGGCGCCGCCATCGAGATCTCCGCGATCAAGGTCGTCGCCCCCAACATGGCGCTGCGTGTCGTGGACCGGGCCATCCAGGCCCACGGTGGCGGCGGTGTCAGTGACGACTTTCCGCTCGCACGGATGTACGCGGGCCTGCGCACCCTGCGCTTCGCCGACGGCCCCGACGAGGTCCACCGGCGCCAGGTGGCACGCACCGAACTCGCCCGCCACGAGTAG
- a CDS encoding DUF4040 domain-containing protein, which translates to MIPLLLAHLIAAVVCLAPGRRAARWALPVAAIAPAVTFGWLVAKAPAVLDGDTPTETVKWVPDLALSISLRLDGFGLLMGLLVSGIGVLVLLYSVAYFGRRDDLGKLAGLLVGFAGAMLGIVWADGLLTLFVFWELTSITSFLLIGFDDGNVTARAAATRAFLVTGAGGLAMLAGLIILGQVSDTTTISGLVEAAPTGTLTSVALVLVLAGAFTKSAQFPFHFWLPGAMAAPTPVSAYLHSATMVKAGLVVVARLAPGFATEGPWRLLVVGAGLASLLIGGVRAMRQQDTKLALAHGTVSQLGFLMVLLGLGTPATTYAGVAMLLAHALFKASLFLSVGVVDHQVGTRDMRRLKGLLRALPILAASVIVAGASMAAIPPTFGFVAKEKALDALLDADIGAIGVVALIGIVVGSVLTVAYTIRIVVGMLGNDAAGIESTTTESGEVLPSQAPVDPSSVHRPSPGFIGAPALLALVSLVFGFMAGPVGNWLAEATASLDPETSSKYLKLWPGINVALGLSAGIIALGAATWWFTRVPTRTVDARRSPATVIYDRIYDGLLSGARRITAATQSGSLPFYLGVVLSTVAAAMVAAIIAGATDAISDPVWADSPLEVAAVVLTGLLAVAVVAARQRFTAAVLLGGSGYMLAVVYLLQGAPDLAITQFLVETLTIVVFLLVLARLPREFAAAPAWAPRTLRIGIAVTVGIVVAVFAFGASAARTEPSVGQEYIALSEPEAGGLNVVNVILVDFRGFDTLGEITVLAVAGAGVVNLVRAARRQQRRKRLEDGTELEDRSGRQVGVWR; encoded by the coding sequence ATGATCCCGCTTCTGCTCGCCCACCTGATCGCCGCCGTGGTCTGCCTCGCCCCCGGGCGTCGCGCAGCCCGCTGGGCGCTGCCTGTGGCTGCGATCGCTCCCGCCGTCACATTCGGTTGGCTCGTGGCGAAGGCCCCCGCCGTGCTCGATGGCGACACGCCGACCGAGACCGTGAAGTGGGTGCCCGACCTCGCGCTGTCGATCTCGCTTCGCCTCGATGGCTTCGGGCTGCTGATGGGGCTGCTCGTGTCGGGCATCGGGGTGCTCGTGCTGCTCTACTCCGTGGCCTACTTCGGGCGCCGCGACGACCTCGGCAAGCTGGCGGGACTGCTCGTCGGATTCGCCGGCGCCATGCTCGGCATCGTCTGGGCCGACGGCCTGCTCACCCTGTTCGTGTTCTGGGAGCTCACATCGATCACGTCGTTCCTACTCATCGGCTTCGATGACGGCAACGTGACCGCGCGCGCTGCGGCGACGCGGGCGTTCCTGGTCACCGGTGCCGGCGGCCTCGCGATGCTCGCCGGGCTCATCATCCTCGGGCAGGTCTCCGACACCACCACCATCTCCGGTCTGGTCGAGGCGGCGCCCACGGGCACTCTCACCAGCGTCGCACTGGTGCTCGTGCTCGCCGGGGCGTTCACCAAGTCGGCACAGTTCCCGTTCCACTTCTGGCTGCCCGGAGCCATGGCGGCACCTACGCCTGTGAGCGCCTACCTGCATTCCGCCACGATGGTGAAGGCCGGCCTGGTCGTCGTCGCCCGCCTCGCACCGGGCTTCGCCACCGAAGGCCCCTGGCGGCTGCTCGTGGTGGGAGCCGGGCTTGCGTCGCTGCTCATCGGCGGCGTACGAGCGATGCGCCAGCAGGACACGAAGCTGGCGCTCGCCCACGGCACCGTCAGCCAGCTGGGTTTCCTGATGGTGCTGCTGGGGCTAGGCACACCGGCCACCACCTACGCCGGCGTGGCGATGCTGCTCGCCCATGCGTTGTTCAAAGCCTCGCTCTTCTTGTCGGTCGGGGTGGTCGACCACCAGGTGGGAACCCGCGACATGCGACGCCTCAAGGGGCTGCTGCGAGCGCTCCCGATCCTGGCCGCCTCCGTGATCGTGGCGGGTGCGTCCATGGCTGCCATCCCACCCACCTTCGGATTCGTGGCCAAGGAGAAGGCTCTCGACGCCCTCCTGGATGCCGACATCGGTGCCATAGGTGTGGTCGCCCTGATCGGCATCGTCGTGGGGTCGGTTCTGACCGTCGCCTACACGATCCGCATCGTGGTCGGCATGCTCGGCAACGACGCTGCAGGCATCGAGTCGACCACGACCGAGAGCGGCGAGGTGCTGCCTTCACAGGCACCGGTCGACCCGTCGTCGGTGCACCGACCCTCACCGGGCTTCATCGGAGCGCCCGCGTTGCTTGCGTTGGTCTCGCTGGTGTTCGGCTTCATGGCCGGCCCGGTGGGCAACTGGCTGGCCGAGGCAACCGCCTCGCTCGATCCCGAGACGTCCTCCAAGTACCTGAAGCTGTGGCCCGGCATCAACGTGGCGCTGGGCCTCTCGGCCGGCATCATCGCGCTCGGAGCGGCGACCTGGTGGTTCACACGGGTCCCCACCCGCACCGTCGACGCCCGCCGCAGCCCGGCCACGGTCATCTACGACCGCATCTACGACGGCCTGCTGTCGGGCGCCCGCCGCATCACCGCAGCGACCCAGAGCGGGTCACTCCCCTTCTACCTGGGCGTGGTGCTCAGCACGGTCGCCGCCGCAATGGTCGCCGCCATCATCGCCGGCGCCACCGATGCGATCAGCGACCCGGTGTGGGCCGACTCGCCGCTCGAAGTGGCGGCCGTGGTACTCACGGGGCTGCTCGCCGTGGCCGTCGTGGCGGCCCGCCAACGATTCACCGCAGCGGTGCTGCTCGGTGGCAGCGGCTACATGCTCGCCGTTGTCTACCTGCTGCAGGGTGCACCGGATCTGGCCATCACCCAGTTCCTGGTCGAGACACTCACGATCGTGGTGTTCCTGCTCGTGCTGGCGAGGCTGCCCCGCGAGTTCGCAGCTGCACCAGCATGGGCTCCGAGAACGCTTCGCATCGGCATCGCGGTGACCGTGGGCATCGTGGTGGCCGTGTTCGCCTTCGGTGCATCTGCGGCCCGCACCGAGCCGTCGGTGGGTCAGGAGTACATCGCCCTGTCCGAGCCGGAGGCGGGTGGCCTCAACGTCGTCAACGTGATCCTCGTGGACTTCCGCGGTTTCGACACCCTGGGAGAGATAACGGTGCTGGCAGTAGCCGGCGCAGGCGTGGTCAACCTGGTTCGCGCCGCTAGGCGCCAGCAGCGCCGCAAGCGACTCGAGGACGGCACCGAGCTCGAGGACCGATCGGGTCGACAGGTGGGGGTGTGGCGATGA
- a CDS encoding monovalent cation/H(+) antiporter subunit G, with protein sequence MNSFVNVLAAVLMLAGSALALIAAVGLFRMPDAYSRIHVATKPATLAVVCTVGAAMLRVPGLSATTKLLLAVALQFWTAPVASHMIGRAAYAAGLKPAKPWAIDDLANGDGFAEPGADADPEPEAPAGDAG encoded by the coding sequence GTGAACTCCTTCGTGAACGTGCTGGCGGCTGTACTCATGCTCGCCGGCTCTGCCCTCGCACTGATCGCTGCGGTCGGCCTGTTCCGCATGCCCGACGCGTATTCCCGGATCCACGTCGCCACGAAGCCCGCCACGCTCGCGGTCGTTTGCACGGTCGGCGCGGCGATGCTGCGCGTTCCCGGCCTGTCCGCCACCACGAAGCTGCTGCTGGCGGTGGCACTGCAGTTCTGGACCGCACCGGTTGCCAGCCACATGATCGGTCGTGCCGCCTACGCGGCGGGACTGAAACCAGCCAAGCCCTGGGCCATCGATGACCTGGCCAACGGCGATGGCTTCGCGGAACCCGGCGCCGATGCGGACCCGGAGCCCGAAGCCCCCGCCGGGGACGCCGGCTGA
- a CDS encoding Na+/H+ antiporter subunit E has product MSRLLPPAFVLFVWLALWGEISVANVVSGILVVTLIGLIIRPVPREHTLAPLALLRLLAVFVWRLFSSSMIVVAAVVAPTPARLRSGVVAVRLQHRSNLVATIVADAISLTPGTLTLDAHDPDHVEQDPPGAEEHDGEAPADGSDHPPHGDTPVLYIHVLGLDNPDAVRDDVRRLEELVIAAVTPNEAVSGGDTP; this is encoded by the coding sequence GTGAGCCGCCTACTGCCACCGGCCTTCGTGCTGTTCGTGTGGCTCGCGCTGTGGGGTGAGATATCGGTCGCCAACGTGGTGAGCGGGATCCTCGTGGTCACCCTGATCGGGTTGATAATCCGGCCGGTGCCCCGCGAGCACACCCTCGCCCCCCTTGCCCTCCTGCGACTGCTGGCGGTGTTCGTGTGGCGCCTGTTCAGCTCCTCGATGATCGTCGTGGCCGCCGTGGTGGCTCCGACACCCGCCCGCCTGCGTTCCGGCGTGGTGGCCGTACGGCTACAGCATCGCTCGAACCTGGTCGCCACGATCGTGGCCGACGCGATCAGCCTCACGCCGGGCACGCTCACCCTCGACGCGCACGACCCCGACCACGTGGAGCAAGATCCGCCCGGAGCCGAGGAGCACGATGGCGAGGCACCGGCCGACGGTTCGGATCATCCACCGCACGGCGACACTCCGGTGCTGTACATACACGTGCTCGGACTCGACAACCCCGACGCCGTTCGAGACGACGTGCGCCGCCTGGAAGAACTGGTTATCGCAGCGGTGACTCCCAACGAAGCCGTGTCGGGCGGTGACACGCCATGA